A single region of the Emticicia oligotrophica DSM 17448 genome encodes:
- a CDS encoding glycerate kinase, which yields MKILISPDKFKDAATAADICIALEKGIKSTFPEAVCTLKPLADGGEGTLESISLALNAQWISCLTQDPFFNPIEAKYLLLPEKKMAVIETARASGIELIKPENRNCMLTSSIGTGILIRDAIEKGATEIVLTVGGTATNDAAIGIASALGVRYFDKDGESLLPIGQNLRYIHKIDDSELVFNRNKVSFIIATDVENPFYGQKGAAHVFSRQKGADEESVLLLDSGLKNYASVLEKHTQINPQNITGSGAGGGIGGGVAALFGAKIISAADWIIKLNDIEKHISESQILITGEGKIDSQTWEGKLISRLLNLASNYQVPVIAICGTLQDVEKIAQQPNVMYATSILKSPMTLEKAIVETLDLVEKQGILLGKLMKKLKSSHEVGS from the coding sequence ATGAAAATCTTAATTTCTCCAGATAAATTTAAAGATGCCGCAACCGCAGCAGATATCTGTATTGCTTTGGAAAAAGGAATAAAATCAACTTTTCCTGAAGCGGTTTGTACCTTAAAACCATTGGCAGATGGAGGAGAAGGTACACTCGAAAGCATCAGTTTGGCTCTTAATGCCCAATGGATTTCTTGTTTAACACAGGATCCTTTTTTTAATCCAATAGAAGCAAAATATCTTTTGCTTCCAGAGAAAAAAATGGCTGTAATTGAAACAGCAAGGGCATCTGGTATTGAATTAATAAAACCTGAAAATCGGAATTGTATGCTCACAAGTAGTATTGGAACGGGCATATTAATTCGAGATGCAATCGAAAAAGGAGCTACAGAAATTGTGCTCACCGTAGGTGGAACTGCAACTAATGATGCGGCTATTGGCATTGCTTCGGCATTAGGTGTTAGGTACTTTGATAAGGATGGCGAGAGTTTATTACCCATTGGTCAAAACCTCAGGTATATTCACAAAATTGACGATAGTGAATTAGTTTTCAATCGAAATAAAGTGTCTTTTATTATTGCAACCGATGTCGAAAATCCATTTTATGGACAGAAAGGTGCTGCACATGTATTTTCCCGACAAAAGGGAGCCGATGAAGAAAGTGTTTTGCTTTTAGATAGTGGATTAAAAAACTATGCATCAGTATTGGAAAAACATACCCAAATAAACCCACAAAATATTACCGGAAGTGGTGCTGGCGGTGGAATTGGTGGAGGAGTTGCTGCATTATTTGGAGCTAAAATTATTTCGGCAGCAGATTGGATAATAAAACTCAATGATATAGAAAAACATATTTCTGAAAGTCAAATTTTGATAACTGGGGAGGGTAAAATAGATAGCCAGACTTGGGAAGGCAAATTGATTTCGAGATTATTGAACTTGGCCTCCAACTATCAAGTACCTGTAATCGCTATTTGTGGAACACTACAAGATGTTGAAAAAATTGCCCAACAGCCAAATGTTATGTACGCAACTTCAATTTTAAAGTCGCCAATGACATTAGAAAAGGCAATTGTTGAAACTTTAGATTTAGTTGAAAAACAGGGTATTTTACTTGGTAAATTAATGAAAAAATTAAAAAGTTCTCATGAAGTTGGAAGTTGA
- a CDS encoding sodium:solute symporter family transporter: MNYLDYTIIAAYIIGMLVLGYYLKKQENSKDYFLGGKNFGWFSLTMSAMASQLSVISFVSAPAFVGLRVGGGMKWLTFELGVPIAMILVMTFIGPILYRSGVVSIYSFLEKRFGASTRLILSSVFLFSRSFAGAVTVYAVSLILASLLHLSFNMTLLIVGVSTIVYSFEGGMKAIVYSEVVQMIIKVTGIFIIVYFGLKNMGGWGELIKHVDQSRLHVIDFSNFGINGDEYGFFPMLLGGIFLYTSYYGTDQMQAQRIISAKDVPTLKNILLANGLLRFPITLSYCIGGLILGTFALQNQHFMSLIPAGKTDLMIPIFIEHYLPNGVIGVLVVAIIAAAMSAYSSILNSLSAVSMEEIISKRNGFDDSKYVFYSKLTTVIWGAATLGFSFFVGSIAKTVIEAINKIGSVFYGPMLATFLVAVLISRVNGKAMNIGLLAGVLVNMFLWIFVPQIFWFWWNIVGAFVTIIVALLASMVYVSTDQKSEIFKVKLEIDKRNILILLLFFIFIIILCLNLSNLFQ, encoded by the coding sequence ATGAATTACCTCGATTACACGATCATAGCCGCCTATATAATCGGTATGTTAGTATTGGGTTATTACCTTAAAAAACAAGAAAATTCAAAAGACTATTTTTTGGGGGGCAAGAATTTTGGTTGGTTTTCACTGACGATGTCAGCAATGGCATCTCAGTTATCAGTTATTAGCTTTGTTTCGGCACCTGCTTTTGTTGGCTTACGTGTAGGTGGAGGAATGAAATGGCTCACTTTCGAGCTGGGTGTCCCCATTGCTATGATATTGGTTATGACTTTTATTGGCCCAATTCTTTACCGAAGTGGAGTTGTGAGTATTTATTCTTTTTTAGAAAAAAGATTTGGTGCAAGCACAAGGCTTATACTTTCATCAGTTTTTTTATTCAGTAGGTCGTTTGCTGGAGCCGTAACTGTGTATGCTGTTTCTCTAATTTTAGCATCGCTTTTACATTTGTCATTCAATATGACCTTATTGATTGTTGGGGTTTCAACTATCGTTTATTCATTTGAGGGAGGTATGAAAGCCATCGTTTATAGCGAGGTTGTGCAAATGATAATTAAAGTAACTGGTATTTTTATCATTGTATATTTTGGGTTAAAAAATATGGGAGGTTGGGGAGAACTTATAAAACATGTTGACCAAAGTCGACTTCATGTGATAGACTTTTCCAACTTTGGAATCAATGGTGATGAATACGGATTTTTCCCAATGTTGTTAGGTGGTATTTTTCTTTATACTTCCTATTATGGCACTGACCAAATGCAAGCCCAACGCATAATATCCGCAAAAGATGTTCCTACACTTAAAAATATTTTACTCGCCAATGGTTTACTTCGATTTCCAATTACACTTAGTTACTGTATCGGAGGCTTAATTTTAGGAACATTTGCCTTGCAAAACCAACATTTTATGTCTTTAATTCCAGCAGGGAAAACGGATTTGATGATTCCAATATTTATTGAGCATTATTTGCCGAATGGTGTGATAGGTGTATTGGTAGTTGCCATCATCGCAGCGGCAATGTCTGCCTATAGTTCTATTCTTAATTCACTCAGTGCTGTCTCAATGGAAGAAATAATCAGTAAAAGAAATGGTTTTGATGACAGTAAATATGTCTTTTACAGTAAATTGACAACAGTTATTTGGGGTGCTGCAACTTTGGGATTCAGCTTTTTTGTAGGTAGTATTGCTAAAACTGTCATCGAGGCCATTAATAAAATTGGTTCTGTATTTTACGGCCCTATGCTGGCTACATTTTTGGTGGCAGTACTAATTTCAAGAGTTAATGGTAAAGCCATGAATATTGGGCTCTTGGCTGGGGTATTGGTTAATATGTTTCTTTGGATTTTTGTCCCACAAATTTTTTGGTTTTGGTGGAATATCGTTGGGGCTTTTGTTACGATTATAGTGGCACTTTTAGCAAGTATGGTTTATGTTTCAACAGACCAAAAAAGTGAAATTTTTAAAGTTAAATTAGAAATAGACAAAAGGAATATTTTAATCTTACTCTTATTTTTCATCTTTATAATAATTCTTTGTTTAAACCTCAGTAATCTATTTCAATAA
- a CDS encoding MGH1-like glycoside hydrolase domain-containing protein, with amino-acid sequence MNFNHSAIESLRERSIVTLKKNWREGFTVPSANLYPFQWLWDSGFVSMGWSLIDKYKARLELETLFGAQWENGMIPHIIFHNDSPEKQYFPDAKFHGSEASDLSPKHVKTTGMTQPPVLGFVLEFLFENEIDKQKYLDFYRSAVKSVFRFHQYLYQNRDPKNEGLVYIRHNWESGTDNCAVWDSVWARYSAPTYDFVRKDTLHVDQSQRPTKKDYNYYMNLIELSRNCGYDEQKMYEILPFLIQDPLFNSILAKSNQCLSRLSNALDLPELSVQFDEWYAKTAHGINTKLFDDVLGQYTYFDLKNNVQISEPTAMGFAPLFAGIASEERANKMAELILSKHFLGENLDGYLCPSLGYSSSAFDPVRYWRGPIWPHINWLLAIGFKQYGFLEIAEKLRNDIIELSVKKGFYEYFSPIKSEEFKIGYGGEDFSWTAAILLLIME; translated from the coding sequence ATGAATTTCAATCATTCAGCAATTGAATCTTTAAGAGAAAGAAGTATAGTGACCTTAAAAAAGAATTGGAGAGAAGGTTTTACTGTACCATCTGCTAATTTATATCCTTTCCAATGGCTTTGGGACTCAGGTTTTGTGTCAATGGGTTGGTCTTTGATTGACAAATATAAAGCACGACTTGAACTCGAAACATTATTTGGTGCTCAGTGGGAAAATGGTATGATTCCACATATTATTTTTCATAATGACTCGCCAGAAAAACAATATTTCCCCGATGCTAAATTTCATGGCTCAGAGGCCAGTGATTTATCGCCAAAGCATGTGAAAACTACAGGAATGACACAACCCCCTGTATTGGGATTTGTCTTGGAATTCTTATTTGAAAACGAAATTGACAAACAAAAATATCTTGATTTTTATCGTTCAGCAGTAAAATCAGTTTTTCGTTTTCATCAATATTTATATCAAAATAGAGATCCCAAAAACGAAGGGCTGGTTTATATTCGCCATAATTGGGAATCGGGTACTGATAATTGTGCCGTGTGGGATAGTGTTTGGGCAAGGTATAGTGCACCAACGTATGATTTTGTCCGAAAGGATACCTTGCATGTTGACCAATCGCAAAGGCCAACTAAGAAAGATTACAATTATTACATGAATCTGATAGAGTTGTCGAGAAATTGTGGTTATGATGAACAAAAAATGTACGAAATTTTGCCATTTTTGATTCAAGATCCACTTTTCAATAGCATTTTAGCCAAATCAAATCAGTGCCTTTCAAGATTATCAAATGCATTAGATTTACCCGAATTATCTGTACAGTTTGATGAATGGTACGCTAAAACGGCCCATGGCATCAACACAAAACTTTTTGATGATGTTTTAGGGCAATATACCTATTTTGATTTAAAAAATAATGTTCAAATTTCAGAACCAACGGCTATGGGTTTTGCTCCACTTTTCGCTGGAATTGCTTCTGAAGAAAGAGCTAATAAAATGGCAGAATTAATTCTAAGCAAACACTTTTTAGGCGAAAATTTAGATGGATACCTTTGTCCAAGTTTAGGATATTCTTCTTCCGCATTCGACCCAGTTCGTTATTGGAGAGGTCCCATTTGGCCGCATATAAACTGGCTTTTAGCGATTGGTTTTAAACAGTATGGATTTTTAGAAATTGCTGAAAAACTCAGAAACGATATCATTGAATTATCAGTGAAAAAAGGGTTTTATGAGTATTTCAGTCCAATTAAATCAGAAGAATTTAAAATAGGATATGGGGGCGAAGACTTTTCTTGGACTGCCGCCATATTATTACTCATTATGGAATAG
- a CDS encoding TonB-dependent receptor, translating to MKLKLFSTILLSFLIGQNVMAQTLLYGAIKDKSGEALVGVTVALKGSKIGALTDMEGNYKLKIEGTGKTTILISYIGYKTKTETIELNNATIEKNYVLEEDAFNLDQVVVTGTNTTRTQKEMTASLSQLNSKQIQAINANSMADIIRVIPGVHAEGGGGEVASNIMVRGLPSGGQYKYTPIEEDGMPVQATGYLTSSAQDVFFRPDLGVGNFEFARGGSSTLFGNGSPVGVFNYISKKGGGEGESIVKLSTGQFSLYRVDFNTGGSAGDKWQYNISGFARYDEGPLLTGANSKGYQIRANITRQLDNGYVRLYVRSLDDGAQFYLPVPHVKQEKANENTVQAATGNDGQVVQSLYSPQMGVFSLVNPLGTIQGNLGNGVTAKGVSTMLEFAKQFGGWDVKSKTRLSSFNHTFDFWSPGRTFEIETYAKARNANLKSYTFNYADNGLPMALSNGANNGKTYVSEASITLRNRPMKDLSTDLRITKQIKSNNSEHNLTFGTYGSSTSQLQDEVGTGVLLEMKNMPRLVDLSIIDANNVTTRYTKGGFRQNVAGRTNNTFEANRMAFYAGDEMVFGKLRIDAGLRYEVQKGIVTVGETAAYTNPAATNTADASYRWQTGKVFTRKFTVDDFGYVLGANYSVNNSLNLYGSLSKGYYFPELRTFSNVNRDGKGEFIQVVPEKNEAVYQYEIGAKYSSPRISGTMALYYNNIKNRLQNEIIAGADGVLREITRPVGLTTTKGVEITAAVKLVDGLIADVNATLQDHEYVDFKRTTSGADGKLGTDDDVITDYKGNWVLRQPKTIFNIGLSYDKKGWDLGFLVNQEGKRYADDQNNVVLPAYAILNLRAGKSFKVGAKESIKVGLNVYNALNNRGLTEGDPRVADTSVITNDPFYNARPILPRRLTTYILFKF from the coding sequence ATGAAATTAAAACTATTTTCGACCATTTTACTTTCCTTTCTAATAGGACAGAATGTAATGGCACAGACACTACTTTATGGGGCCATCAAAGACAAATCTGGCGAGGCACTCGTTGGAGTTACTGTGGCTCTGAAAGGCTCAAAAATTGGAGCATTAACTGATATGGAAGGAAACTATAAACTTAAAATTGAAGGCACAGGTAAAACCACAATTTTGATCAGCTACATCGGGTATAAAACTAAAACGGAAACAATAGAGCTTAACAATGCTACGATTGAGAAGAATTATGTTCTTGAGGAAGATGCTTTCAACCTTGATCAAGTTGTAGTAACAGGTACAAATACTACCCGTACCCAAAAAGAAATGACAGCCTCTCTTTCGCAACTAAATTCCAAACAAATCCAAGCAATTAATGCCAATTCAATGGCGGATATTATTAGAGTAATTCCAGGTGTTCATGCAGAAGGTGGCGGAGGAGAAGTAGCTTCAAATATCATGGTGAGAGGCTTACCATCTGGCGGTCAATACAAATATACACCCATTGAAGAAGACGGTATGCCCGTACAAGCAACAGGCTATCTGACTTCATCGGCACAGGATGTATTCTTTCGCCCAGATTTAGGAGTAGGAAATTTTGAATTTGCACGAGGAGGTTCATCAACTTTATTTGGTAATGGCTCGCCAGTTGGTGTTTTCAATTATATTTCTAAAAAAGGTGGTGGCGAAGGCGAATCAATCGTAAAATTAAGTACTGGTCAGTTCAGCCTTTACCGTGTTGACTTTAATACAGGTGGTTCTGCAGGCGACAAATGGCAATACAACATAAGTGGTTTTGCACGTTATGATGAAGGCCCTTTACTGACAGGAGCTAATTCAAAGGGGTACCAAATAAGAGCCAATATCACACGACAGTTAGACAATGGGTATGTTCGTCTGTACGTACGTAGTTTAGACGATGGGGCACAATTCTATTTGCCAGTTCCACATGTAAAACAAGAAAAAGCTAACGAAAATACAGTTCAAGCGGCAACTGGAAATGATGGTCAAGTCGTACAGTCTTTATATTCCCCGCAAATGGGTGTTTTTTCATTGGTTAATCCACTCGGTACAATACAAGGTAACTTGGGCAATGGGGTGACGGCAAAAGGTGTTTCAACCATGCTTGAATTTGCTAAACAATTTGGAGGTTGGGATGTGAAATCCAAAACTCGATTGTCAAGTTTCAACCATACTTTTGATTTTTGGTCACCGGGTAGAACTTTCGAGATTGAAACCTACGCAAAAGCAAGAAATGCAAACTTAAAGTCTTATACTTTCAACTATGCCGATAATGGATTACCAATGGCACTCTCAAACGGAGCAAATAACGGTAAGACATACGTTTCTGAAGCAAGTATTACGCTAAGAAATCGCCCTATGAAAGATTTATCAACAGATTTACGAATTACAAAGCAAATTAAATCAAACAATTCTGAACATAACTTAACTTTTGGTACTTACGGATCAAGCACTTCACAACTTCAAGATGAGGTTGGAACTGGTGTTCTATTAGAAATGAAAAATATGCCACGTCTGGTAGATTTATCAATCATAGATGCTAATAATGTTACCACACGCTACACCAAGGGAGGTTTTCGTCAAAACGTTGCAGGACGTACTAACAATACTTTCGAGGCAAATAGAATGGCATTTTATGCGGGTGATGAAATGGTTTTTGGTAAATTAAGAATTGATGCTGGGCTTAGATATGAAGTACAAAAGGGCATTGTAACCGTTGGAGAAACGGCAGCATATACCAACCCAGCGGCTACCAATACTGCGGATGCCTCTTATCGTTGGCAAACAGGTAAAGTATTTACAAGGAAATTTACAGTAGATGATTTTGGTTATGTTTTAGGTGCAAACTATAGTGTTAATAATTCCCTTAACCTTTATGGTTCATTATCTAAAGGTTACTACTTCCCTGAACTACGTACATTTTCAAATGTGAATAGAGATGGAAAGGGTGAATTTATTCAGGTAGTTCCCGAGAAAAACGAAGCCGTTTATCAATATGAGATTGGTGCAAAATATAGTTCTCCACGTATCTCTGGTACTATGGCTTTATATTACAATAATATCAAAAATAGATTGCAGAACGAAATCATCGCTGGTGCTGATGGTGTATTACGCGAAATAACTCGTCCAGTTGGTTTAACTACTACCAAAGGTGTGGAAATAACGGCTGCAGTAAAATTAGTAGATGGTTTGATTGCTGATGTGAATGCCACATTACAAGATCATGAATACGTTGATTTTAAAAGAACCACTTCTGGTGCTGACGGTAAACTCGGTACAGATGATGATGTGATTACAGATTATAAAGGGAACTGGGTTTTGCGTCAACCTAAAACTATATTCAATATTGGATTGAGCTATGATAAAAAAGGTTGGGATTTAGGATTTTTGGTTAATCAAGAAGGTAAAAGATATGCCGATGACCAAAATAATGTGGTTTTACCAGCTTATGCGATACTTAATCTTAGAGCGGGTAAATCATTTAAAGTTGGAGCTAAAGAATCAATCAAAGTAGGATTAAATGTTTATAATGCACTGAACAATCGTGGACTTACAGAAGGCGACCCTCGTGTAGCTGATACATCTGTCATTACAAACGACCCATTCTATAATGCAAGACCCATTCTTCCAAGAAGATTGACAACCTATATTCTGTTTAAATTTTAG
- a CDS encoding LacI family DNA-binding transcriptional regulator, with translation MKKGRVKLKDIAEKLNISTATVSRALRNRIEIGAEMREKVKAVAKEMHYQPNFMASHLRSQRNFAIGVVIPKVNHQYMASMINGILEEATDNNFQVIINVTEHSYEKEVKAIEMFSSGIVDGLLICVSNQTKYISHIEQLQQNNIPFVFFDKDIPKIDAPKVVVDDFTGAFVAVEHLIQQGFRNIAHLQDNLVNHGSQKRLKGYYSALKKYGIVKNENFVMQIPNISIGEGRIATENLLRTYPNIDAIFGITDELAVGAIQAAKNLGRKIPEDFGVVGFSNWQISSVVNPTLSTVSQPGNEMGKIATKLLIQRIEDPEKYYEKKPIKILKTQLLVRESSSRLKNCLNY, from the coding sequence ATGAAAAAAGGAAGAGTAAAACTTAAAGACATTGCCGAGAAACTAAATATTTCTACTGCTACTGTTTCAAGAGCCTTAAGAAATAGGATAGAAATTGGAGCAGAAATGCGTGAAAAAGTGAAGGCTGTGGCAAAAGAAATGCATTATCAACCTAACTTTATGGCTTCTCATTTGCGTTCACAAAGAAATTTTGCTATTGGTGTAGTTATACCCAAAGTTAATCATCAATATATGGCATCAATGATTAATGGAATTTTGGAGGAAGCAACGGACAATAATTTCCAAGTTATTATCAATGTAACTGAGCACTCTTACGAAAAGGAAGTAAAAGCTATAGAAATGTTTTCAAGTGGGATAGTAGATGGGCTTTTGATTTGTGTGAGTAATCAAACCAAGTATATTTCACATATTGAGCAACTTCAACAAAACAATATTCCTTTCGTTTTTTTTGATAAAGATATACCTAAGATTGATGCCCCGAAAGTAGTCGTAGATGATTTTACAGGGGCTTTTGTGGCTGTTGAGCATTTAATTCAACAAGGGTTTAGAAATATTGCTCATTTACAAGACAATTTAGTAAATCATGGCTCTCAAAAGCGATTAAAAGGGTATTATTCAGCTTTGAAGAAATACGGAATAGTGAAAAATGAGAATTTCGTTATGCAAATACCCAATATTTCAATTGGAGAGGGTCGAATTGCCACTGAAAACTTACTACGGACATATCCAAATATTGATGCTATTTTTGGAATTACAGATGAACTTGCAGTTGGAGCAATTCAGGCAGCTAAAAATTTAGGAAGGAAAATCCCAGAGGATTTTGGGGTAGTTGGATTTAGTAATTGGCAAATTTCTTCAGTAGTGAACCCAACACTGAGTACTGTTTCTCAACCAGGTAATGAAATGGGCAAGATTGCCACTAAATTATTAATTCAAAGAATAGAAGACCCTGAAAAATACTATGAAAAAAAACCAATAAAAATTTTAAAAACACAATTATTGGTAAGAGAATCTTCTTCAAGACTTAAAAACTGCCTAAATTATTAA